In Bos indicus isolate NIAB-ARS_2022 breed Sahiwal x Tharparkar chromosome 19, NIAB-ARS_B.indTharparkar_mat_pri_1.0, whole genome shotgun sequence, the following proteins share a genomic window:
- the MYO19 gene encoding unconventional myosin-XIX isoform X1, translating into MLQQVNGHGSGSAAHSGESLREDLQELLGGEVPPQQLNDLTKVNPVTLETVLRCLQARYMADTFYTNAGCTLVAMNPFKPVPQLYSPELMREYHAASQPQTLKPHIFTVGEQTYRNVKSLIEPVNQSVVVSGESGAGKTWTSRCLMKFYAVVAASPTSWESHKVAERIEQRILNSNPVMEAFGNACTLRNSNSSRFGKFIQLQLNGAQQMTGAAVQTYLLEKTRVACQAPSERNFHIFYQIYKGAHAEERVRWHLPEGAAFSWLPHPERTLEEDCFEVTREAMLHLGIDAPTQNNIFQALAGLLHLGNTRFADSGNEAQPCPLVDDAQCSVGTSALLLGLPEDHLLETLQIRTIRAGRGQQVFQKPCSQAECNTRRDCLAKLVYARLFDWLVSVINSSICAAPDSWTTFIGLLDVYGFESFPSNSLEQLCINYANEKLQQHFVAHYLRAQQEEYAVEGLEWSFVSYQDNQPCLDLIEGSPVSICSLINEECRLNRPSSAAQLQTRIESALTGHPRLGRDRLSPEPSFIVLHYAGPVRYRTVGLVEKNKDPVPPELTRLLQQSQDPLLKVLFPADPEDKSQEEPSGQNRAPVLTVVSKFKASLEQLLQVLHGTTPHYIRCIKPNSQAQAQIFHREEVLSQLEACGLVETIHISAAGFPIRVSHRNFMERYQLLRRLRPAITPSPHGPCPDGGRSECPPCTEPATLQGLLQEILHALPAPLHCGRTKVFMTDSTLELLERGRAQVLEQCARRIQRGWRRHRCRTQARRRRAAVLIQAAVRSWLTRKHVQQLHAAATVIKRAWREWRIRMAFLASEELDGVEEKHSPHAPCSPGSSPLPPAQTRLQGAITHLWPLGLALANAAVGVHGFQRKLVVFACLQLPVGSPRSCAVQTAQEQAGVLSIRALPQGSIRFHCRKSPLRYADTCPGPSPDSVTGFNQILLERHRPGHV; encoded by the exons ATGCTCCAGCAG GTTAATGGCCACGGTTCAGGCTCTGCTGCCCACAGCGGGGAGTCCCTGAGGGAAGACCTGCAGGAGCTCCTGGGCGGGGAGGTCCCGCCGCAGCAGCTCAATGACCTCACCAAGGTGAATCCTGTGACGCTGGAGACAG TCCTGAGGTGTCTGCAGGCCCGGTACATGGCCGACACGTTCTACACCAACGCCGGCTGCACCCTGGTGGCTATGAACCCCTTCAAGCCCGTCCCTCAGCTCTACTCGCCCGAGCTGATGCGAGAGTACCACGCTGCTTCTCAGCCCCAG ACACTGAAGCCCCACATCTTCACTGTGGGCGAACAGACCTACAGGAATGTCAAGAGCCTGATCGAGCCGgtcaaccagtctgttgttgtcaGTGGAGAGAGTGGCGCTGGAAAG ACATGGACATCCCGCTGCCTGATGAAGTTCTACGCCGTGGTGGCCGCCTCACCCACGTCCTGGGAAAGCCACAAGGTTGCCGAGAGGATCGAACAGCGCATCTTGAACTCCAACCCCGTCATGGAGGCTTTCG GGAACGCGTGCACGCTGAGGAACAGCAACAGCAGCCGCTTCGGGAAGTTCATCCAGCTCCAGCTGAATGG GGCCCAGCAGATGACGGGAGCTGCAGTTCAGACCTACCTCCTGGAGAAAACTCGAGTGGCCTGCCAGGCCCCCAGCGAGAGGAACTTCCACATATTCTACCAG ATCTACAAAGGAGCCCACGCGGAGGAGAGGGTCCGGTGGCACCTCCCCGAGGGAGCCGCCTTCTCCTGGCTGCCCCACCCAGAGAGGACCTTGGAAG AGGATTGTTTCGAGGTGACCAGGGAGGCCATGCTTCATTTGGGCATCGATGCCCCCACCCAGAACAACATCTTTCAG GCCCTGGCTGGACTGCTGCACCTCGGCAACACCCGGTTTGCTGACTCAGGGAACGAAGCCCAGCCCTGCCCGCTGGTGGATGATGCTCAGT GCTCTGTTGGGACGTCGGCCTTGCTGCTGGGGCTCCCGGAAGATCATCTGCTGGAGACACTACAGATTCGAACCATCCGGGCGGGCAGGGGCCAGCAGGTATTCCAGAAGCCCTGCTCTCAGGCCGAGTGCAACACCCGCAGAGACTGTCTGGCCAAACTGGTCTATGCACG gCTGTTTGACTGGCTGGTCTCGGTGATCAACAGCAGCATCTGTGCCGCCCCCGACTCCTGGACCACTTTCATAG GCCTGCTGGACGTGTACGGGTTTGAGTCGTTCCCCAGCAACAGCCTGGAGCAGCTCTGCATCAACTACGCCAACGAGAAGCTGCAGCAGCACTTCGTGGCTCACTACCTCCGGGCCCAGCAG gaGGAGTATGCAGTGGAGGGCCTGGAGTGGTCGTTTGTCAGCTACCAGGACAACCAGCCCTGCTTGGATCTCATCGAGGGGAGCCCTGTCAGCATCTGCTCCCTCATAAACGAG GAGTGCCGCCTTAATCGGCCAAGCAGCGCAGCCCAGCTCCAGACGCGCATCGAGAGCGCCCTGACCGGCCACCCCCGCCTGGGGCGTGACAGGCTGAGCCCGGAGCCCAGCTTCATTGTGCTGCATTACGCGGGGCCTGTGCGGTACCGCACCGTGGGCCTGGTGGAGAAGAACAAG GACCCCGTCCCCCCGGAGCTGACCAGGCTCCTGCAGCAGTCCCAGGACCCCCTGCTCAAGGTGCTCTTTCCTGCCGACCCCGAAGACAAGTCCCAGGAGGAGCCCTCCGGCCAGAACCGGGCCCCTGTGTTGACCGTGGTGTCCAAGTTCAAG GCCTCCCTGGAGCAGCTCCTGCAGGTCCTACATGGCACCACACCCCACTACATTCGCTGCATCAAGCCCAACAGCCAGGCCCAGGCACAGATATTCCACCGAGAGGAG GTCCTGAGCCAGCTGGAGGCCTGTGGCCTCGTGGAGACCATCCACATCAGTGCCGCTGGCTTCCCCATCCG GGTCTCTCACCGGAACTTCATGGAGCGGTACCAGCTACTGAGAAGGCTCCGTCCTGCCATAACCCCCAGCCCCCACGGCCCGTGTCCAGATGGAGGGCGCTCAG AGTGCCCTCCATGCACCGAGCCGGCCACACTGCagggcctcctccaggagatcctccacGCACTGCCAGCCCCACTGCACTGCGGCAGGACCAAGGTGTTCATGACCGACTCCACG CTGGAGCTCCTGGAGCGTGGGCGTGCCCAGGTGCTGGAGCAGTGTGCCCGCCGCATCCAGCGTGGCTGGAGGAGACACCGGTGCCGCACGCAGGCCAGGCGGAGGCGGGCAGCTGTGCTCATCCAGGCAG CCGTCCGTTCCTGGCTGACTCGGAAGCATGTCCAGCAGCTGCACGCGGCTGCCACGGTCATCAAGCGTGCGTGGCGAGAGTGGAGG ATCAGAATGGCCTTCCTTGCTTCTGAAGAACTGGATGGTGTGGAGGAAAAACACTCACCTCACGCTCCCTGCTCCCCGGGCTCCAGTCCGCTGCCCCCGGCTCAGACCAGGCTCCAGGGCGCAATAACCCACCTCTGGCCCCTGGGACTGGCCCTGGCCAACGCGGCTGTGGGTGTTCACGGCtttcagaggaagctggtggTCTTCGCCTGCCTCCAGCTCCCCGTGGGCAGCCCCAGGAGCTGCGCCGTCCAGACAGCCCAAGAACAAGCCGGAGTCCTGTCCATCCGAGCGCTGCCTCAG GGCTCGATCAGGTTTCACTGCAGAAAGTCTCCGCTGCGCTACGCTGACACCTGCCCTGGACCCTCGCCCGACAGTGTTACTGGCTTTAATCAGATCCTGCTGGAAAGACACAGGCCGGGCCACGTGTGa
- the MYO19 gene encoding unconventional myosin-XIX isoform X3: MLQQVNGHGSGSAAHSGESLREDLQELLGGEVPPQQLNDLTKVNPVTLETVLRCLQARYMADTFYTNAGCTLVAMNPFKPVPQLYSPELMREYHAASQPQTLKPHIFTVGEQTYRNVKSLIEPVNQSVVVSGESGAGKTWTSRCLMKFYAVVAASPTSWESHKVAERIEQRILNSNPVMEAFGNACTLRNSNSSRFGKFIQLQLNGAQQMTGAAVQTYLLEKTRVACQAPSERNFHIFYQIYKGAHAEERVRWHLPEGAAFSWLPHPERTLEGSVGTSALLLGLPEDHLLETLQIRTIRAGRGQQVFQKPCSQAECNTRRDCLAKLVYARLFDWLVSVINSSICAAPDSWTTFIGLLDVYGFESFPSNSLEQLCINYANEKLQQHFVAHYLRAQQEEYAVEGLEWSFVSYQDNQPCLDLIEGSPVSICSLINEECRLNRPSSAAQLQTRIESALTGHPRLGRDRLSPEPSFIVLHYAGPVRYRTVGLVEKNKDPVPPELTRLLQQSQDPLLKVLFPADPEDKSQEEPSGQNRAPVLTVVSKFKASLEQLLQVLHGTTPHYIRCIKPNSQAQAQIFHREEVLSQLEACGLVETIHISAAGFPIRVSHRNFMERYQLLRRLRPAITPSPHGPCPDGGRSECPPCTEPATLQGLLQEILHALPAPLHCGRTKVFMTDSTLELLERGRAQVLEQCARRIQRGWRRHRCRTQARRRRAAVLIQAAVRSWLTRKHVQQLHAAATVIKRAWREWRIRMAFLASEELDGVEEKHSPHAPCSPGSSPLPPAQTRLQGAITHLWPLGLALANAAVGVHGFQRKLVVFACLQLPVGSPRSCAVQTAQEQAGVLSIRALPQGSIRFHCRKSPLRYADTCPGPSPDSVTGFNQILLERHRPGHV, translated from the exons ATGCTCCAGCAG GTTAATGGCCACGGTTCAGGCTCTGCTGCCCACAGCGGGGAGTCCCTGAGGGAAGACCTGCAGGAGCTCCTGGGCGGGGAGGTCCCGCCGCAGCAGCTCAATGACCTCACCAAGGTGAATCCTGTGACGCTGGAGACAG TCCTGAGGTGTCTGCAGGCCCGGTACATGGCCGACACGTTCTACACCAACGCCGGCTGCACCCTGGTGGCTATGAACCCCTTCAAGCCCGTCCCTCAGCTCTACTCGCCCGAGCTGATGCGAGAGTACCACGCTGCTTCTCAGCCCCAG ACACTGAAGCCCCACATCTTCACTGTGGGCGAACAGACCTACAGGAATGTCAAGAGCCTGATCGAGCCGgtcaaccagtctgttgttgtcaGTGGAGAGAGTGGCGCTGGAAAG ACATGGACATCCCGCTGCCTGATGAAGTTCTACGCCGTGGTGGCCGCCTCACCCACGTCCTGGGAAAGCCACAAGGTTGCCGAGAGGATCGAACAGCGCATCTTGAACTCCAACCCCGTCATGGAGGCTTTCG GGAACGCGTGCACGCTGAGGAACAGCAACAGCAGCCGCTTCGGGAAGTTCATCCAGCTCCAGCTGAATGG GGCCCAGCAGATGACGGGAGCTGCAGTTCAGACCTACCTCCTGGAGAAAACTCGAGTGGCCTGCCAGGCCCCCAGCGAGAGGAACTTCCACATATTCTACCAG ATCTACAAAGGAGCCCACGCGGAGGAGAGGGTCCGGTGGCACCTCCCCGAGGGAGCCGCCTTCTCCTGGCTGCCCCACCCAGAGAGGACCTTGGAAG GCTCTGTTGGGACGTCGGCCTTGCTGCTGGGGCTCCCGGAAGATCATCTGCTGGAGACACTACAGATTCGAACCATCCGGGCGGGCAGGGGCCAGCAGGTATTCCAGAAGCCCTGCTCTCAGGCCGAGTGCAACACCCGCAGAGACTGTCTGGCCAAACTGGTCTATGCACG gCTGTTTGACTGGCTGGTCTCGGTGATCAACAGCAGCATCTGTGCCGCCCCCGACTCCTGGACCACTTTCATAG GCCTGCTGGACGTGTACGGGTTTGAGTCGTTCCCCAGCAACAGCCTGGAGCAGCTCTGCATCAACTACGCCAACGAGAAGCTGCAGCAGCACTTCGTGGCTCACTACCTCCGGGCCCAGCAG gaGGAGTATGCAGTGGAGGGCCTGGAGTGGTCGTTTGTCAGCTACCAGGACAACCAGCCCTGCTTGGATCTCATCGAGGGGAGCCCTGTCAGCATCTGCTCCCTCATAAACGAG GAGTGCCGCCTTAATCGGCCAAGCAGCGCAGCCCAGCTCCAGACGCGCATCGAGAGCGCCCTGACCGGCCACCCCCGCCTGGGGCGTGACAGGCTGAGCCCGGAGCCCAGCTTCATTGTGCTGCATTACGCGGGGCCTGTGCGGTACCGCACCGTGGGCCTGGTGGAGAAGAACAAG GACCCCGTCCCCCCGGAGCTGACCAGGCTCCTGCAGCAGTCCCAGGACCCCCTGCTCAAGGTGCTCTTTCCTGCCGACCCCGAAGACAAGTCCCAGGAGGAGCCCTCCGGCCAGAACCGGGCCCCTGTGTTGACCGTGGTGTCCAAGTTCAAG GCCTCCCTGGAGCAGCTCCTGCAGGTCCTACATGGCACCACACCCCACTACATTCGCTGCATCAAGCCCAACAGCCAGGCCCAGGCACAGATATTCCACCGAGAGGAG GTCCTGAGCCAGCTGGAGGCCTGTGGCCTCGTGGAGACCATCCACATCAGTGCCGCTGGCTTCCCCATCCG GGTCTCTCACCGGAACTTCATGGAGCGGTACCAGCTACTGAGAAGGCTCCGTCCTGCCATAACCCCCAGCCCCCACGGCCCGTGTCCAGATGGAGGGCGCTCAG AGTGCCCTCCATGCACCGAGCCGGCCACACTGCagggcctcctccaggagatcctccacGCACTGCCAGCCCCACTGCACTGCGGCAGGACCAAGGTGTTCATGACCGACTCCACG CTGGAGCTCCTGGAGCGTGGGCGTGCCCAGGTGCTGGAGCAGTGTGCCCGCCGCATCCAGCGTGGCTGGAGGAGACACCGGTGCCGCACGCAGGCCAGGCGGAGGCGGGCAGCTGTGCTCATCCAGGCAG CCGTCCGTTCCTGGCTGACTCGGAAGCATGTCCAGCAGCTGCACGCGGCTGCCACGGTCATCAAGCGTGCGTGGCGAGAGTGGAGG ATCAGAATGGCCTTCCTTGCTTCTGAAGAACTGGATGGTGTGGAGGAAAAACACTCACCTCACGCTCCCTGCTCCCCGGGCTCCAGTCCGCTGCCCCCGGCTCAGACCAGGCTCCAGGGCGCAATAACCCACCTCTGGCCCCTGGGACTGGCCCTGGCCAACGCGGCTGTGGGTGTTCACGGCtttcagaggaagctggtggTCTTCGCCTGCCTCCAGCTCCCCGTGGGCAGCCCCAGGAGCTGCGCCGTCCAGACAGCCCAAGAACAAGCCGGAGTCCTGTCCATCCGAGCGCTGCCTCAG GGCTCGATCAGGTTTCACTGCAGAAAGTCTCCGCTGCGCTACGCTGACACCTGCCCTGGACCCTCGCCCGACAGTGTTACTGGCTTTAATCAGATCCTGCTGGAAAGACACAGGCCGGGCCACGTGTGa
- the MYO19 gene encoding unconventional myosin-XIX isoform X2 has product MLQQVNGHGSGSAAHSGESLREDLQELLGGEVPPQQLNDLTKVNPVTLETVLRCLQARYMADTFYTNAGCTLVAMNPFKPVPQLYSPELMREYHAASQPQTLKPHIFTVGEQTYRNVKSLIEPVNQSVVVSGESGAGKTWTSRCLMKFYAVVAASPTSWESHKVAERIEQRILNSNPVMEAFGNACTLRNSNSSRFGKFIQLQLNGAQQMTGAAVQTYLLEKTRVACQAPSERNFHIFYQIYKGAHAEERVRWHLPEGAAFSWLPHPERTLEGLWLGFLYRGLFRGDQGGHASFGHRCPHPEQHLSGSVGTSALLLGLPEDHLLETLQIRTIRAGRGQQVFQKPCSQAECNTRRDCLAKLVYARLFDWLVSVINSSICAAPDSWTTFIGLLDVYGFESFPSNSLEQLCINYANEKLQQHFVAHYLRAQQEEYAVEGLEWSFVSYQDNQPCLDLIEGSPVSICSLINEECRLNRPSSAAQLQTRIESALTGHPRLGRDRLSPEPSFIVLHYAGPVRYRTVGLVEKNKDPVPPELTRLLQQSQDPLLKVLFPADPEDKSQEEPSGQNRAPVLTVVSKFKASLEQLLQVLHGTTPHYIRCIKPNSQAQAQIFHREEVLSQLEACGLVETIHISAAGFPIRVSHRNFMERYQLLRRLRPAITPSPHGPCPDGGRSECPPCTEPATLQGLLQEILHALPAPLHCGRTKVFMTDSTLELLERGRAQVLEQCARRIQRGWRRHRCRTQARRRRAAVLIQAAVRSWLTRKHVQQLHAAATVIKRAWREWRIRMAFLASEELDGVEEKHSPHAPCSPGSSPLPPAQTRLQGAITHLWPLGLALANAAVGVHGFQRKLVVFACLQLPVGSPRSCAVQTAQEQAGVLSIRALPQGSIRFHCRKSPLRYADTCPGPSPDSVTGFNQILLERHRPGHV; this is encoded by the exons ATGCTCCAGCAG GTTAATGGCCACGGTTCAGGCTCTGCTGCCCACAGCGGGGAGTCCCTGAGGGAAGACCTGCAGGAGCTCCTGGGCGGGGAGGTCCCGCCGCAGCAGCTCAATGACCTCACCAAGGTGAATCCTGTGACGCTGGAGACAG TCCTGAGGTGTCTGCAGGCCCGGTACATGGCCGACACGTTCTACACCAACGCCGGCTGCACCCTGGTGGCTATGAACCCCTTCAAGCCCGTCCCTCAGCTCTACTCGCCCGAGCTGATGCGAGAGTACCACGCTGCTTCTCAGCCCCAG ACACTGAAGCCCCACATCTTCACTGTGGGCGAACAGACCTACAGGAATGTCAAGAGCCTGATCGAGCCGgtcaaccagtctgttgttgtcaGTGGAGAGAGTGGCGCTGGAAAG ACATGGACATCCCGCTGCCTGATGAAGTTCTACGCCGTGGTGGCCGCCTCACCCACGTCCTGGGAAAGCCACAAGGTTGCCGAGAGGATCGAACAGCGCATCTTGAACTCCAACCCCGTCATGGAGGCTTTCG GGAACGCGTGCACGCTGAGGAACAGCAACAGCAGCCGCTTCGGGAAGTTCATCCAGCTCCAGCTGAATGG GGCCCAGCAGATGACGGGAGCTGCAGTTCAGACCTACCTCCTGGAGAAAACTCGAGTGGCCTGCCAGGCCCCCAGCGAGAGGAACTTCCACATATTCTACCAG ATCTACAAAGGAGCCCACGCGGAGGAGAGGGTCCGGTGGCACCTCCCCGAGGGAGCCGCCTTCTCCTGGCTGCCCCACCCAGAGAGGACCTTGGAAG GGCTGTGGCTCGGATTCCTTTACAGAGGATTGTTTCGAGGTGACCAGGGAGGCCATGCTTCATTTGGGCATCGATGCCCCCACCCAGAACAACATCTTTCAG GCTCTGTTGGGACGTCGGCCTTGCTGCTGGGGCTCCCGGAAGATCATCTGCTGGAGACACTACAGATTCGAACCATCCGGGCGGGCAGGGGCCAGCAGGTATTCCAGAAGCCCTGCTCTCAGGCCGAGTGCAACACCCGCAGAGACTGTCTGGCCAAACTGGTCTATGCACG gCTGTTTGACTGGCTGGTCTCGGTGATCAACAGCAGCATCTGTGCCGCCCCCGACTCCTGGACCACTTTCATAG GCCTGCTGGACGTGTACGGGTTTGAGTCGTTCCCCAGCAACAGCCTGGAGCAGCTCTGCATCAACTACGCCAACGAGAAGCTGCAGCAGCACTTCGTGGCTCACTACCTCCGGGCCCAGCAG gaGGAGTATGCAGTGGAGGGCCTGGAGTGGTCGTTTGTCAGCTACCAGGACAACCAGCCCTGCTTGGATCTCATCGAGGGGAGCCCTGTCAGCATCTGCTCCCTCATAAACGAG GAGTGCCGCCTTAATCGGCCAAGCAGCGCAGCCCAGCTCCAGACGCGCATCGAGAGCGCCCTGACCGGCCACCCCCGCCTGGGGCGTGACAGGCTGAGCCCGGAGCCCAGCTTCATTGTGCTGCATTACGCGGGGCCTGTGCGGTACCGCACCGTGGGCCTGGTGGAGAAGAACAAG GACCCCGTCCCCCCGGAGCTGACCAGGCTCCTGCAGCAGTCCCAGGACCCCCTGCTCAAGGTGCTCTTTCCTGCCGACCCCGAAGACAAGTCCCAGGAGGAGCCCTCCGGCCAGAACCGGGCCCCTGTGTTGACCGTGGTGTCCAAGTTCAAG GCCTCCCTGGAGCAGCTCCTGCAGGTCCTACATGGCACCACACCCCACTACATTCGCTGCATCAAGCCCAACAGCCAGGCCCAGGCACAGATATTCCACCGAGAGGAG GTCCTGAGCCAGCTGGAGGCCTGTGGCCTCGTGGAGACCATCCACATCAGTGCCGCTGGCTTCCCCATCCG GGTCTCTCACCGGAACTTCATGGAGCGGTACCAGCTACTGAGAAGGCTCCGTCCTGCCATAACCCCCAGCCCCCACGGCCCGTGTCCAGATGGAGGGCGCTCAG AGTGCCCTCCATGCACCGAGCCGGCCACACTGCagggcctcctccaggagatcctccacGCACTGCCAGCCCCACTGCACTGCGGCAGGACCAAGGTGTTCATGACCGACTCCACG CTGGAGCTCCTGGAGCGTGGGCGTGCCCAGGTGCTGGAGCAGTGTGCCCGCCGCATCCAGCGTGGCTGGAGGAGACACCGGTGCCGCACGCAGGCCAGGCGGAGGCGGGCAGCTGTGCTCATCCAGGCAG CCGTCCGTTCCTGGCTGACTCGGAAGCATGTCCAGCAGCTGCACGCGGCTGCCACGGTCATCAAGCGTGCGTGGCGAGAGTGGAGG ATCAGAATGGCCTTCCTTGCTTCTGAAGAACTGGATGGTGTGGAGGAAAAACACTCACCTCACGCTCCCTGCTCCCCGGGCTCCAGTCCGCTGCCCCCGGCTCAGACCAGGCTCCAGGGCGCAATAACCCACCTCTGGCCCCTGGGACTGGCCCTGGCCAACGCGGCTGTGGGTGTTCACGGCtttcagaggaagctggtggTCTTCGCCTGCCTCCAGCTCCCCGTGGGCAGCCCCAGGAGCTGCGCCGTCCAGACAGCCCAAGAACAAGCCGGAGTCCTGTCCATCCGAGCGCTGCCTCAG GGCTCGATCAGGTTTCACTGCAGAAAGTCTCCGCTGCGCTACGCTGACACCTGCCCTGGACCCTCGCCCGACAGTGTTACTGGCTTTAATCAGATCCTGCTGGAAAGACACAGGCCGGGCCACGTGTGa
- the PIGW gene encoding phosphatidylinositol-glycan biosynthesis class W protein → MSQKQMKEAFVSNQNGTSVLEITEGLCLPALCILCRGLLIILSQQLCSSLHNSRTRFLVDFAFLIVPLVTTLTIFSSFVLLEYLVAIILGAGLLYEIYCRRTCYARMPFQKICEKFLKVSLESEHIPAISCFRVVNSAFTAVAILAVDFPLFPRRYAKTELYGTGAMDYGVGGFIFGSAMVSPEVRRKYTKGSRFCYLTKSLYSLWPLVFLGVGRLVAIKSVDYQEHLTEYGVHWNFFFTLIAVKLITSLLLIICPLNRSWVVAISIAALYQLALDFTPLKSLILYGTDGSGTRVGLLNANREGIISILGYVAVHMAGVQTGLYVLKKRSHIKDWIKVAYCILLTAIGLFISLYIVQVNVEVASRRMANLAFCIWIVASCLILLSSLLLGDIILSFAKFVIKEAAVPCSWKLIQSPTANKKHLESIVSDAKRKEPTLCLITAMNRNQLLFFLLSNVTTGLVNLSIDTLHSSTPWALCLLNLYMFTNCLIIYVLHLQDKTIKFW, encoded by the coding sequence atgtcTCAAAAGCAGATGAAGGAAGCTTTTGTCAGTAACCAGAATGGAACGAGCGTGCTGGAGATCACCGAGGGCTTGTGCCTGCCTGCACTCTGCATCCTGTGTAGAGGACTCCTGATCATTCTCTCACAGCAATTATGTTCTTCTTTACATAACTCGAGGACTCGATTCTTGGTTGACTTTGCTTTCCTGATAGTTCCCCTGGTCACCACTTTGaccattttctcttcatttgtcCTCCTCGAGTATCTTGTTGCAATCATCCTTGGGGCAGGGCTGCTCTATGAAATATACTGCAGAAGAACTTGCTATGCCAGAATGCCTTTCCAGAaaatctgtgaaaaattcttGAAAGTCAGTCTAGAATCAGAACACATTCCAGCCATCTCCTGTTTCCGTGTCGTTAACAGTGCCTTTACTGCTGTTGCCATTTTGGCTGTGGACTTCCCACTATTTCCCAGAAGATATGCCAAAACCGAGCTCTACGGGACAGGAGCAATGGATTATGGAGTAGGGGGCTTTATTTTTGGGTCTGCAATGGTTTCTCCAGAGGTTAggagaaaatatacaaaaggcTCCAGATTCTGTTATCTTACAAAGTCACTGTACTCTCTTTGGCCATTAGTTTTCCTAGGAGTGGGGCGATTAGTTGCTATAAAATCCGTAGACTATCAGGAACATTTAACTGAATATGGTGTTCACTGGAACTTTTTCTTCACCTTAATAGCTGTGAAACTGATCACATCACTGCTTTTGATTATTTGCCCCCTGAATAGGTCCTGGGTTGTGGCCATCAGCATTGCTGCATTATACCAGCTAGCCCTTGATTTTACCCCCCTGAAAAGTTTAATTTTGTATGGCACTGATGGTAGTGGCACAAGGGTTGGTTTATTAAATGCCAACCGAGAAGGAATCATCTCTATCTTGGGGTACGTGGCAGTACACATGGCTGGTGTTCAAACAGGGTTATATGTGCTTAAAAAAAGGTCACATATCAAAGACTGGATAAAAGTAGCATACTGTATTCTATTGACAGCTATTggccttttcatttctctttacaTAGTTCAGGTAAATGTAGAAGTAGCATCTCGAAGAATGGCCAATTTAGCTTTTTGTATTTGGATAGTTGCTTCTTGCCTGATCCTTCTTAGTAGTTTATTACTGGGTGATATAATTTTGAGTTTTGCCAAATTTGTAATTAAAGAGGCAGCAGTACCATGTTCTTGGAAACTTATCCAGTCACCCACTGCAAATAAAAAGCATTTGGAATCCATAGTCTCTGACGCCAAAAGAAAGGAACCCACTCTCTGTTTAATCACAGCAATGAACAGAAACCAGTTACTTTTTTTCTTGCTGTCAAATGTAACAACTGGTCTAGTCAACCTTTCCATAGATACATTACACAGCAGTACCCCTTGGGCCTTGTGCCTGCTCAATCTCTACATGTTTACCAACTGCTTAATTATATATGTGCTACACTTGCAAGACAAGACAATCAAATTTTGGTGA